A DNA window from Mycolicibacter terrae contains the following coding sequences:
- a CDS encoding FKBP-type peptidyl-prolyl cis-trans isomerase → MHSLVWLAACVAAVVVPLAGAGTATAADSCPTAASAAGGTPEWTLDGATGSVAVTGSTASAAPRVEVTTPFSVTQTQVHTLQAGDGPVVAPTATVSVCYMGVNGRDGTVFDSSYTRGAPVDFPLNGVVPGFQKAIAGQHVGSTVAVAMTSADGYPDGQPRAGIRPGDTLVFAIKILSATS, encoded by the coding sequence ATGCATTCCCTGGTTTGGCTCGCCGCGTGCGTTGCCGCCGTCGTCGTTCCCCTGGCCGGAGCCGGCACGGCAACCGCGGCCGACTCCTGCCCCACCGCTGCCTCGGCGGCCGGCGGGACACCGGAGTGGACGCTGGACGGCGCCACCGGCAGCGTCGCGGTCACCGGATCGACGGCGTCGGCGGCGCCGCGGGTCGAGGTCACCACGCCGTTCAGCGTGACCCAGACCCAGGTGCACACGTTGCAAGCCGGCGACGGGCCGGTGGTTGCCCCGACGGCTACGGTGTCGGTCTGCTACATGGGCGTCAACGGGCGCGACGGCACGGTGTTCGACAGCAGCTACACCCGGGGCGCTCCGGTCGACTTCCCCCTCAACGGAGTCGTGCCGGGATTCCAGAAGGCCATCGCGGGACAGCACGTGGGCTCCACGGTCGCCGTTGCGATGACGTCCGCGGACGGCTACCCCGACGGTCAGCCCCGCGCCGGGATCCGGCCGGGCGACACCCTCGTCTTCGCGATCAAGATCCTCAGCGCCACAAGCTGA
- a CDS encoding FadR/GntR family transcriptional regulator, with translation MALRQVTRQSVPDHVFEQIMSDVLSGEMAPGAMLPNERRLAEVLGVSRPAVREALTRLNAAGLIEVRHGDATTVRDYRRHAGLDLLPRLLLRGDELDLAVVRSILEARLHNGPKVAELAAERSGAQAAEVLDAAVAALAAEEDPVERQRAALTFWDHVVDAADSIVFRLMFNTLRATYEPALEALATVMAAEVSRPELYQRVTQAIAAGDPAGARSAAVELLEPATHGLLSALSGLDEQR, from the coding sequence ATGGCTCTGCGACAGGTGACTCGACAATCGGTACCCGACCACGTCTTCGAACAGATCATGTCCGACGTGCTCAGCGGTGAAATGGCGCCGGGCGCGATGCTGCCCAACGAGCGCAGGCTCGCAGAGGTGCTGGGCGTGTCGCGGCCGGCGGTTCGCGAAGCACTCACACGTCTCAACGCCGCCGGCCTGATCGAAGTCCGCCACGGGGACGCCACCACCGTGCGGGACTACCGCCGTCACGCCGGCCTGGACCTACTGCCCCGCTTGCTGCTCCGCGGTGACGAGCTCGACCTGGCGGTCGTGCGCAGCATCTTGGAGGCCCGGCTGCACAACGGGCCCAAGGTCGCCGAGCTGGCCGCCGAACGCAGCGGCGCACAAGCGGCCGAGGTGCTCGACGCTGCCGTGGCCGCGTTGGCCGCCGAAGAGGACCCGGTGGAGCGTCAGCGTGCGGCGCTGACGTTCTGGGACCACGTCGTCGACGCCGCGGACTCCATCGTCTTCCGGCTGATGTTCAACACGCTGCGTGCCACCTACGAGCCGGCCCTTGAAGCCCTCGCCACCGTGATGGCCGCCGAGGTGAGCCGCCCCGAGCTGTATCAGCGAGTGACGCAGGCGATCGCCGCCGGCGACCCGGCCGGCGCGAGAAGTGCCGCGGTCGAACTGCTCGAGCCGGCCACCCACGGCTTGCTGTCCGCCCTGTCCGGATTGGATGAACAGCGATGA
- a CDS encoding NAD(P)H-dependent flavin oxidoreductase, translated as MANRIQSLLGVAYPVIQAPMTYIARAELAAAVSEAGGLGMIETLTPDGRADLRRVRELTDKPVAANLMIQGWKKDPSIVDILAEAGIRHVFTSAGDPALFTKLLHDAGMTVVHVVGSLKGAHKAADAGVDALVVEGVEGGGFKSLLGASTMVLLPLVAENVDLPIIAAGGMCDARSAAASLALGAEGVQMGTRMLASQESAVHTNFKEAIVAANDAGTVLLDIPGNPTMRVLRTGLAARVAAHDPNAQLLGKITELYFDGDMEASVANTGQVSSRIAELLPVSEIIRRTWDEIDAVLTEARSRTGRS; from the coding sequence GTGGCCAACCGGATCCAGTCGCTTCTCGGGGTTGCCTACCCCGTCATCCAGGCGCCGATGACTTACATCGCGCGTGCCGAACTCGCTGCGGCGGTATCCGAGGCCGGCGGGCTCGGCATGATCGAAACCCTCACACCCGACGGGCGCGCGGACCTGCGGCGGGTGCGCGAACTCACCGACAAGCCGGTAGCAGCCAACCTCATGATCCAGGGATGGAAGAAGGATCCCTCGATCGTGGACATCCTGGCCGAGGCCGGCATACGCCACGTCTTCACCTCGGCCGGCGATCCCGCGTTGTTCACCAAGCTGCTGCACGACGCCGGGATGACAGTGGTGCATGTCGTCGGATCACTCAAGGGCGCCCACAAGGCCGCCGACGCCGGTGTCGACGCGCTGGTGGTCGAGGGCGTCGAGGGCGGCGGATTCAAATCATTGCTCGGGGCCTCGACCATGGTGCTGCTGCCCCTGGTCGCCGAAAACGTCGACCTGCCGATCATCGCCGCGGGCGGCATGTGCGATGCACGTTCGGCGGCGGCGTCACTGGCGTTGGGCGCCGAGGGAGTGCAGATGGGCACCCGGATGCTGGCCAGTCAGGAATCCGCGGTGCACACGAACTTCAAGGAGGCGATCGTGGCGGCAAACGACGCCGGCACAGTACTTCTCGACATTCCCGGCAATCCGACCATGCGGGTTCTGCGGACCGGACTGGCGGCCCGAGTCGCTGCGCACGACCCGAACGCGCAACTGCTGGGAAAAATCACCGAGCTGTACTTCGACGGCGATATGGAAGCCAGCGTCGCCAACACCGGCCAAGTGTCATCCCGCATTGCCGAACTTCTCCCGGTGTCGGAGATCATTCGCCGGACCTGGGACGAGATCGACGCCGTGTTGACCGAGGCGCGGTCCCGGACCGGCCGTTCGTGA
- a CDS encoding FKBP-type peptidyl-prolyl cis-trans isomerase, with product MNRFRVPYFVGLAAASLAVTLAGCGGSDTDTSSTKTSSVTDLYMPPTAESVTACPSSPPADDAAADWSLTGASGSVAVTGSTDTAAPRVAVQAPFKVAQTEVHTLRAGEGRVVADDATVSVCYLGVNGRDGSVFDSSYERGEPVEFGLNRVVPGFQKAIAGQKVGSTVAVAMIPADGYPEGQPAAGIRPGDTLVFAIKILNATR from the coding sequence GTGAATCGTTTCCGTGTGCCCTATTTCGTCGGGCTCGCCGCCGCCTCATTGGCGGTGACTCTCGCCGGTTGTGGCGGCTCCGACACCGACACCTCCTCGACGAAGACGTCCTCGGTCACCGATCTGTACATGCCGCCCACCGCCGAGTCGGTGACCGCATGTCCTTCCTCACCGCCGGCCGACGACGCCGCGGCCGACTGGTCGTTGACCGGGGCCAGCGGCAGCGTCGCGGTGACCGGCTCCACCGACACCGCCGCGCCACGCGTCGCAGTGCAGGCGCCGTTCAAGGTGGCCCAGACCGAGGTGCACACGTTGCGTGCCGGCGAGGGGCGCGTGGTCGCGGACGACGCGACGGTGTCGGTCTGCTACCTGGGCGTCAACGGACGTGACGGGTCGGTGTTCGACAGCAGCTACGAACGCGGTGAACCGGTGGAGTTCGGACTCAACCGGGTCGTGCCGGGCTTCCAGAAGGCCATTGCCGGCCAGAAGGTCGGTTCGACGGTGGCGGTCGCCATGATCCCCGCCGACGGCTATCCCGAAGGTCAGCCGGCCGCCGGCATCCGGCCCGGCGACACACTGGTGTTCGCGATCAAGATCCTCAACGCGACACGCTGA
- a CDS encoding lytic transglycosylase domain-containing protein, protein MPARLLRVVAAPLFALVFTVAAAAPVGAAPGTDPAALAADLVSADQALRNPSAPEQALAAAARRQQVAYRTLGAHPEWDAIARPQIPPALLAVYDRNIDARRQLMALTDPKDTMPPWRVVPPVPANELVASYRAAEAATGVPWNYLAAINFVETGFGRINGVSDDAAQGPMQFLPSTFAAYGNGGDIHSPHDSIMAAGRLLAANGFATNRDRAIWGYNHSDYYVRAVNDYAAVIGGDPAGFAGYYRWDTYYRTTAGDLLLPVGYASSTRIPVNEYLAGHPQ, encoded by the coding sequence ATGCCCGCTCGGTTACTGCGCGTTGTCGCCGCCCCGCTGTTCGCCCTCGTTTTCACGGTGGCGGCCGCGGCGCCGGTCGGGGCGGCTCCGGGCACCGACCCGGCCGCGTTGGCCGCCGATCTGGTCTCCGCCGATCAGGCGTTGCGTAATCCGTCGGCTCCGGAGCAGGCGCTGGCGGCCGCGGCACGACGCCAGCAGGTCGCCTACCGCACCCTCGGCGCGCACCCCGAGTGGGACGCCATCGCCCGCCCGCAGATCCCGCCGGCACTGCTCGCGGTCTACGACCGCAACATCGACGCCCGCCGCCAGCTCATGGCGCTCACGGACCCGAAAGACACCATGCCGCCGTGGCGAGTGGTCCCCCCGGTACCGGCGAACGAACTGGTGGCCAGCTACCGCGCGGCCGAGGCGGCCACCGGTGTGCCGTGGAACTACCTGGCGGCGATCAACTTCGTCGAGACCGGCTTCGGCCGGATCAATGGAGTCAGCGATGACGCCGCCCAGGGCCCGATGCAGTTCCTGCCCTCGACATTCGCCGCCTACGGCAACGGCGGAGACATCCACTCACCGCACGACAGCATCATGGCGGCTGGCCGGCTGCTGGCCGCCAACGGCTTTGCCACCAACCGCGACCGGGCTATCTGGGGCTACAACCACTCCGACTATTACGTGCGGGCGGTCAACGACTATGCCGCGGTCATCGGAGGCGACCCGGCCGGGTTTGCCGGCTACTACCGCTGGGACACCTACTACCGCACCACCGCCGGTGATCTGCTGCTGCCGGTCGGCTATGCCTCAAGTACCCGCATCCCGGTCAACGAGTACTTGGCCGGACATCCGCAGTAA
- a CDS encoding DUF6498-containing protein: MTSPDSSRATAISRFQLFAALGVIAIPALGWFTQHWSGATTLVVYWFENIAMCLFVIARIAVHRRWNPRYGHFHYRAPQSGGPAKQSFLAGFALVSLAFCAAHGIFLGAILALLAHNRAPELELLDLDWRSAGWGCLSVLLFLTLNFLLDLVDLRRWSFRDVERTADIGLGRVMVVHLTLLLGFAGIAATDAPGTLFGVFVVLKTLAALSTVVPQWEPERPPRWLSSLMNRMPNVHPGERFEDFWVQDQARERQRQRRNEQPWRTAAPDPGAGNPGAAH, translated from the coding sequence ATGACGTCGCCCGATTCTTCGCGGGCGACGGCGATCTCGCGCTTTCAGCTGTTCGCTGCCCTCGGAGTGATCGCCATCCCGGCCCTGGGCTGGTTCACCCAACATTGGTCCGGCGCGACGACCCTGGTGGTGTACTGGTTCGAGAACATCGCCATGTGTCTGTTCGTGATAGCTCGCATCGCCGTGCACCGGCGCTGGAACCCCAGATATGGTCACTTCCACTATCGCGCACCGCAATCCGGCGGCCCGGCCAAACAATCATTTTTGGCCGGCTTCGCCCTCGTCAGCCTGGCCTTCTGCGCCGCCCACGGGATCTTCCTCGGGGCCATTCTGGCTCTGCTGGCGCACAACCGTGCGCCTGAGCTTGAGCTCCTTGATCTGGATTGGCGCAGCGCCGGATGGGGATGTCTGAGCGTACTGCTGTTCCTGACGCTCAATTTCCTACTCGATCTGGTCGATCTGCGCCGATGGTCCTTCCGGGACGTCGAGCGCACCGCCGATATCGGGCTGGGCCGCGTCATGGTCGTGCATCTGACGTTGCTGCTCGGATTCGCCGGGATCGCCGCCACCGACGCTCCCGGCACGCTGTTCGGGGTCTTCGTCGTGCTCAAGACCCTCGCCGCACTCAGCACGGTGGTTCCCCAATGGGAGCCGGAACGCCCGCCGCGCTGGCTCAGCAGCTTGATGAACCGGATGCCGAACGTGCACCCCGGCGAGCGCTTCGAGGATTTCTGGGTCCAGGATCAAGCGCGCGAGCGACAGCGGCAGCGACGCAACGAGCAGCCTTGGCGGACAGCGGCCCCGGATCCCGGAGCCGGCAATCCAGGGGCGGCCCACTGA
- the kasB gene encoding 3-oxoacyl-ACP synthase KasB: protein MTRFSTGNGFPDVVVTGVAMTTALATDVDDTWKRLLDGQSGIRRLDDPFVEQFNLPVRIGGHLLEEFDHELTHKELHRLSYLQKMSTVLGRRVWAHAGSPEVDTRRLMVSIGTGLGSPEELVWGYQGMVEHGMKGVSPLGVQKYMPNAAAAAVGLERGAKAGVLTPVSACASGAEAIAQAWRDIVYDEADIAICGGVETKIEAVPIAGFAAMRIVLSTSNDDPAGACRPFDRDRNGFVFGEGAALMVIETEQHAKARGASILARLMGAGITSDGYHIVAPDPSGERAGYAITRAIELAGLTPADIGHVNAHATGTRIGDLAEAQAIHNAMGSHRPAVYAPKSALGHSVGAVGAVEAILTVLALRDQVIPPTLNLHQLDAEIDLDVVAGQPRSGDYRYAISNSFGFGGHNVALAFGAY, encoded by the coding sequence ATGACCAGGTTCTCGACGGGCAACGGATTTCCCGATGTGGTTGTCACCGGGGTCGCGATGACCACCGCGCTGGCCACCGACGTCGACGACACCTGGAAACGGTTGCTAGACGGTCAAAGCGGCATTCGCCGTCTCGACGATCCCTTCGTCGAGCAGTTCAACCTGCCGGTGCGCATCGGCGGTCACCTGCTCGAAGAGTTCGACCACGAACTGACCCACAAGGAACTGCACCGCCTGTCGTATCTGCAGAAGATGTCCACCGTGTTGGGCCGGCGGGTCTGGGCCCACGCCGGGTCACCGGAGGTCGACACCCGCCGTCTGATGGTGTCCATCGGAACCGGCTTGGGCTCACCGGAGGAACTGGTCTGGGGCTATCAGGGCATGGTCGAGCACGGCATGAAAGGCGTGTCGCCGTTGGGAGTTCAGAAGTACATGCCCAACGCGGCGGCCGCCGCCGTCGGGTTGGAGAGAGGGGCCAAGGCCGGCGTGCTGACCCCGGTCTCAGCGTGCGCCTCGGGAGCCGAAGCGATCGCCCAGGCGTGGCGCGACATCGTCTATGACGAAGCCGACATCGCCATCTGCGGCGGGGTGGAGACCAAAATCGAGGCGGTACCGATAGCCGGCTTCGCCGCGATGCGGATCGTGTTGTCCACCAGCAACGATGATCCGGCCGGTGCGTGCCGCCCGTTCGACCGCGACCGCAACGGCTTCGTCTTCGGTGAAGGCGCTGCGCTGATGGTCATCGAAACCGAACAGCACGCCAAGGCGCGCGGCGCTTCCATTCTGGCCCGGCTGATGGGCGCAGGGATCACCTCTGACGGCTACCACATCGTGGCGCCCGACCCGTCCGGCGAGCGGGCCGGTTACGCCATCACGCGGGCGATCGAACTCGCCGGCCTGACACCGGCCGACATCGGGCACGTCAACGCGCACGCCACGGGCACCCGCATCGGGGATCTGGCCGAAGCGCAGGCGATCCACAATGCGATGGGCAGCCACCGACCGGCCGTGTACGCACCGAAATCCGCCCTGGGTCATTCGGTCGGCGCGGTCGGCGCGGTCGAGGCGATCCTGACGGTTCTGGCGCTCCGCGATCAAGTTATCCCGCCCACCCTGAACCTTCATCAGCTCGACGCGGAGATCGACCTGGACGTAGTGGCCGGCCAGCCGCGATCGGGCGACTACCGCTACGCGATCAGCAACTCGTTCGGCTTCGGGGGCCACAACGTGGCGTTGGCCTTCGGTGCGTATTAG
- a CDS encoding TIGR03617 family F420-dependent LLM class oxidoreductase has protein sequence MHVDVMTIPQQLGKVGEFARQTQAAGFSGLLLTEAGRTAYLNAAIASQAAPELEISTGVAVAFPRSPFVTAATAWELQEATAGKFRLGLGTQVRTHVVRRYGSAFDHPGPRLRDYVLAVKACFSAFRTGALDHHGPFYDLDFITPQWSPGVIDAPDPKVDIAAVNPWMLRMAGQVADGVHVHPLGEPGYIARHVVPRVAEGAQGAGRSAADVAIIVPAMTIVGDSDEERHKERELVRASMSFYGSTPNYAFIWDEAGFEGTTARIREKQKAGDFAGMAAQITDEHLAVFATESTWDELGDSLFAKYGGVATRLVLYNALGDSERFERYGEIARGLSSR, from the coding sequence GTGCATGTTGACGTCATGACCATTCCACAGCAGCTGGGGAAGGTCGGCGAGTTTGCCCGCCAGACCCAGGCCGCGGGTTTCTCGGGTCTGTTGCTCACCGAAGCCGGCCGTACCGCGTATCTCAACGCCGCCATCGCATCTCAGGCCGCGCCCGAATTGGAGATTTCGACCGGAGTCGCGGTTGCCTTTCCGCGTAGTCCGTTCGTCACCGCTGCGACGGCGTGGGAACTGCAGGAGGCGACGGCCGGAAAGTTCCGGCTCGGCCTCGGCACGCAGGTCCGCACCCATGTCGTGCGGCGCTACGGTTCGGCGTTCGATCATCCCGGCCCGCGCCTGCGCGACTACGTCCTCGCCGTGAAAGCGTGCTTTTCCGCATTCCGAACCGGGGCCTTGGATCATCACGGGCCGTTCTACGACCTCGACTTCATCACTCCGCAGTGGAGCCCCGGCGTGATCGACGCCCCTGATCCCAAGGTCGACATCGCCGCGGTGAATCCGTGGATGCTGCGCATGGCGGGTCAGGTGGCCGACGGTGTGCACGTCCATCCGCTTGGTGAGCCGGGTTATATAGCGCGGCACGTCGTGCCGAGGGTCGCCGAAGGCGCCCAGGGGGCGGGCCGCTCGGCGGCTGACGTCGCCATCATCGTGCCCGCGATGACGATCGTCGGCGACAGCGACGAGGAGCGCCATAAGGAACGCGAACTGGTGCGCGCCAGCATGAGCTTCTACGGAAGCACCCCCAACTACGCCTTCATCTGGGACGAGGCCGGATTCGAGGGGACGACCGCCCGTATCCGCGAGAAGCAGAAGGCCGGCGACTTCGCGGGCATGGCGGCACAGATCACCGACGAGCACCTGGCGGTCTTTGCGACCGAGTCGACCTGGGATGAGTTGGGGGACAGTCTGTTCGCCAAGTATGGGGGAGTGGCGACTCGGCTGGTCTTGTATAACGCGCTGGGCGACAGCGAGCGTTTCGAACGCTATGGCGAGATCGCGCGAGGTCTTTCGAGCCGGTAG
- a CDS encoding cyclopropane mycolic acid synthase family methyltransferase has product MPKDLEPNFDDVQAHYDLSDEFFRLFLDPSQTYSCAYFEHDDMTLEQAQLAKIDLALGKLGLQPGMRLLDIGCGWGATMRRAVEKYDVNVVGLTLSKNQAVYAQATLDAMDTSRSRQVLLEGWECFDEPVDRIVSIGAFEHFGHDRYDDFFAMAYNVLPPGGVMLLHTISGLTFPQMQERGLPLTFSMARFIKFIVTEIFPGGRLPTIEMVQDHSAAAGFTLSRRQSLQPHYVRTLGCWASSLEAHREEAIAIQSQEVYDRYMRYLTGCADGFRDGYIDVNQFTLEKRGSP; this is encoded by the coding sequence ATGCCCAAGGATCTCGAACCCAATTTCGACGACGTGCAGGCCCACTACGACCTGTCCGACGAATTCTTCCGGCTGTTTCTCGATCCGAGCCAGACCTACAGCTGCGCCTACTTCGAACACGACGACATGACACTGGAACAGGCTCAGCTGGCCAAAATCGATCTGGCACTGGGCAAGCTCGGATTGCAGCCGGGGATGAGGCTGCTCGACATCGGCTGCGGCTGGGGCGCCACCATGCGCCGCGCCGTCGAAAAATACGACGTCAACGTCGTCGGTCTGACGCTGAGCAAGAACCAGGCCGTCTATGCCCAGGCGACCCTCGACGCGATGGACACCTCCCGCAGCCGCCAGGTGCTGCTGGAAGGCTGGGAATGCTTTGACGAACCCGTCGACCGGATCGTCTCCATCGGTGCGTTCGAGCACTTCGGTCACGACCGCTACGACGATTTCTTCGCCATGGCCTACAACGTCTTACCGCCGGGAGGGGTGATGTTGCTGCACACCATCTCCGGGTTGACCTTTCCGCAGATGCAGGAGCGCGGTCTGCCGCTGACTTTCTCGATGGCGCGGTTCATCAAATTCATCGTCACCGAGATCTTCCCGGGCGGGCGGTTGCCCACCATCGAGATGGTGCAAGACCACTCCGCAGCAGCGGGGTTCACGCTGTCGCGGCGGCAATCGCTGCAACCGCACTACGTCCGAACCCTCGGCTGCTGGGCAAGCTCGCTGGAGGCCCACCGTGAGGAGGCGATCGCGATCCAGTCCCAAGAGGTCTATGACCGCTACATGCGGTACCTGACCGGCTGCGCCGACGGGTTCCGCGACGGCTACATCGACGTCAACCAGTTCACTCTGGAGAAACGGGGCTCACCATGA
- a CDS encoding sterol desaturase family protein produces MTTQVRSGVTLVDAGREFWRHPSPWVLSLTFIAALAARIVVGDWQFSDLVLPVLMVAAFPVFEWIIHIVILHWRPRSAGRFTVDPLLARKHREHHRDPRKVELIFIPSPTLLWLIPTTVAVPLLVFSRLGLGLTFLVFITALGLVYEWTHYLIHTDYKPKYSAYRAIWRNHRLHHFKNEHYWFTITSTGTADRLLGTYPDQSAVPTSPTAKNLHGATR; encoded by the coding sequence ATGACAACACAGGTACGTAGTGGGGTCACCCTGGTCGACGCCGGCCGGGAGTTCTGGCGGCACCCCTCCCCCTGGGTCCTGTCGCTCACGTTCATCGCGGCGCTGGCCGCCCGGATCGTCGTCGGCGACTGGCAGTTCAGCGACCTCGTGCTGCCGGTGCTGATGGTCGCCGCTTTCCCCGTCTTCGAGTGGATCATCCACATCGTCATCCTGCATTGGCGGCCGCGCTCCGCCGGCCGGTTCACCGTGGATCCTCTGCTGGCGCGCAAACACCGCGAGCACCACCGTGACCCGCGCAAGGTCGAGCTCATCTTCATACCGTCACCGACGTTGCTCTGGCTGATCCCGACCACGGTCGCTGTGCCGTTGCTGGTTTTCAGTCGACTCGGTCTCGGGCTGACCTTCCTGGTCTTCATCACCGCCCTCGGACTCGTCTACGAGTGGACGCATTACCTCATCCACACCGATTACAAGCCGAAATACAGTGCTTACCGGGCGATCTGGCGTAATCACCGACTGCACCACTTCAAGAATGAGCACTACTGGTTCACCATCACCAGCACCGGAACCGCGGATCGACTACTCGGTACCTACCCGGATCAGTCGGCGGTACCGACGTCGCCGACAGCCAAGAATCTCCACGGCGCGACACGCTGA
- a CDS encoding cyclopropane mycolic acid synthase family methyltransferase, with amino-acid sequence MTEAPGDTERLRSQFENVQAHYDLSDAFFGLFQDPTRTYSCAYFAQPGLSLQEAQIAKIDLNLDRLNLLPGMTLLDIGCGWGATMKRAIEKYDVNVIGLTLSKNQHAYAQKLIDSVDSDRSRSILLHGWEEFSRPVDRIVSIEAFEHFGHERYNEFFARCFDILPDDGRMAIQSSVSYHPYDLNARGKKLTFETARFIKFIVTEIFPGGRLPTTDMMVQHGETAGFVVPEAISLRPHYIKTLRIWGDALEAHKDEAIAVQSEEVYERYMKYLRGCQHYFADEMLDVSLVTYLKPGAG; translated from the coding sequence ATGACCGAGGCACCCGGCGACACCGAGCGACTGCGATCACAGTTCGAAAACGTGCAAGCGCACTACGACTTGTCCGACGCCTTCTTCGGCTTGTTCCAAGACCCGACCCGCACCTACAGCTGCGCCTACTTCGCACAGCCGGGACTGTCGCTGCAGGAGGCACAGATCGCCAAGATCGACCTGAACCTCGACAGACTCAACCTGCTGCCGGGTATGACACTGCTCGACATCGGTTGTGGCTGGGGCGCCACGATGAAACGCGCCATCGAGAAATACGACGTCAACGTCATCGGCCTGACCCTGTCGAAGAACCAGCACGCCTACGCCCAGAAACTGATCGACTCCGTGGACTCCGATCGCAGCCGTTCGATCCTGTTGCACGGCTGGGAGGAATTCAGCAGGCCGGTCGACCGTATCGTGTCGATCGAAGCGTTCGAGCACTTCGGGCATGAGCGCTATAACGAGTTCTTCGCCAGGTGTTTCGACATCCTGCCCGACGACGGCCGGATGGCGATCCAGAGCAGCGTCAGCTACCACCCCTACGATCTGAATGCGCGCGGCAAGAAGCTCACCTTTGAAACCGCGCGGTTCATCAAATTCATAGTCACCGAGATCTTCCCGGGCGGCCGGCTGCCCACCACCGACATGATGGTCCAACACGGCGAAACGGCCGGCTTCGTTGTCCCCGAAGCCATCTCCTTGCGGCCGCACTACATCAAGACCCTGCGGATCTGGGGTGACGCACTGGAAGCCCACAAGGACGAGGCCATCGCGGTCCAATCCGAAGAGGTCTACGAGCGCTACATGAAGTACCTGCGCGGCTGCCAGCACTACTTCGCCGACGAGATGCTCGACGTCAGCCTGGTCACCTACCTCAAACCCGGCGCAGGTTAG
- a CDS encoding cellulose-binding domain-containing protein, translating to MAGLERYLRRWRSALHVAVSAVMVVVLGLASTATAHAAAVTATLAVTSTWQTGFIARFAITNWSAVPLSDWTLEFDLPPGESISHSWNSSFARYGTHYVLTPANWNRIIAPGGSATGGFRGVLTGAYSPPLNCMFNRQVRCS from the coding sequence ATGGCCGGACTGGAACGCTACCTGAGGCGCTGGCGATCAGCGCTTCACGTAGCCGTGTCGGCAGTGATGGTTGTCGTCCTCGGGCTCGCCAGCACCGCCACAGCTCATGCGGCTGCGGTCACCGCGACGCTGGCGGTGACGTCGACGTGGCAGACCGGTTTCATCGCCCGCTTCGCCATCACCAACTGGAGCGCGGTGCCGTTGTCCGACTGGACGCTTGAATTCGACTTACCGCCAGGAGAATCCATCTCGCACTCGTGGAACAGCAGCTTTGCACGGTACGGCACGCACTATGTTCTGACTCCGGCGAACTGGAATCGCATCATTGCCCCCGGCGGGTCGGCCACGGGCGGTTTCAGAGGTGTGCTGACCGGGGCGTACTCGCCACCATTGAATTGCATGTTCAACAGGCAGGTGCGCTGCAGCTAG
- a CDS encoding ArsR/SmtB family transcription factor, producing MGHGVEGRTRSAGKLDVESATQIATTLQALATPSRLLILTTLRQSPLPVAELADAVGMEHSAVSHQLRLLRNLGLVTGVRNGRSIVYSLYDNHVAQLLDEAIYHTEHLRLGRTDRPRSAG from the coding sequence ATGGGCCACGGGGTTGAGGGCCGGACCCGCTCGGCAGGCAAACTCGATGTCGAGTCGGCCACGCAGATAGCAACCACGTTGCAGGCGCTGGCCACCCCGAGTCGGCTACTGATCCTGACTACGCTGCGGCAAAGCCCACTCCCGGTAGCCGAACTGGCGGATGCGGTCGGCATGGAGCACTCGGCGGTCTCGCATCAGTTGCGATTGCTGCGCAACCTCGGCCTGGTCACCGGCGTGCGGAACGGCCGCAGCATCGTCTACAGCCTCTATGACAACCACGTTGCCCAGCTACTCGACGAAGCCATCTACCACACCGAGCACCTGCGCCTCGGCCGGACCGATCGCCCCCGGTCTGCCGGCTGA